In Bradyrhizobium lablabi, one DNA window encodes the following:
- a CDS encoding TAXI family TRAP transporter solute-binding subunit, translating into MSSTDDVSETRDLSGRRRKRRNYSLLVLAAGMLLFCAAAGTLYYALKPTTLRIAVGPPGSDDQKLVQALAQSFDLDRYSVRLSPITTEGAVESLGLLGAGKADLGVARGDLDMPSEAETVAIVRKNFVVLWSPSGLPAKGSKRQPAAKIKTLDDLADHRVGVIGKTPANVALLRLILTESGVDADKVTVKQFAIKEIEEMAHDSSLDAFMAVGPLDSKITTDALTATARARGEPKFLPIDVSEAIALKHPLYESEEIPGSIFNAKPAWPDDKIDTISVNHLIVARKALSETTVATLARQLFSIRQALAKQVPGAAHIKKPDTDKDAELPVHRGAAAYIDGNERTFLEKYSDYFWFAILVLSGLGSAGAWFRHFWKRDERELNTSHRDRILDLISRARVAETPEQLLALEDEVDAILRETLDAYDDGAIEEEDLSASSLVLEQFHHAVADRRLAMNGTPELARVRAR; encoded by the coding sequence ATGTCCTCAACCGACGATGTAAGCGAAACCAGGGACCTGTCCGGCCGGCGCCGGAAAAGGCGGAACTATTCGCTGCTGGTGCTGGCCGCTGGAATGCTGCTTTTTTGTGCGGCCGCCGGCACGCTGTATTACGCACTAAAACCAACAACGCTGCGGATCGCCGTCGGCCCGCCGGGAAGCGATGATCAGAAGCTGGTCCAGGCGCTGGCGCAAAGTTTTGACCTCGACCGCTACTCCGTCAGGCTGTCTCCGATAACGACCGAAGGCGCGGTGGAAAGCCTCGGCCTGCTTGGCGCCGGCAAAGCCGATCTTGGGGTTGCTCGCGGCGATCTCGACATGCCCAGCGAGGCCGAAACCGTTGCCATCGTGCGCAAGAATTTTGTCGTGCTGTGGTCGCCTTCCGGCCTGCCGGCCAAGGGCTCGAAGCGGCAACCGGCGGCGAAAATCAAGACCCTCGACGATCTCGCCGACCATCGGGTCGGCGTGATCGGCAAGACACCCGCGAATGTCGCATTGCTGCGCCTGATCCTGACTGAATCCGGCGTCGATGCCGACAAGGTCACGGTCAAACAGTTTGCCATCAAAGAGATCGAAGAGATGGCGCACGATTCGAGCCTCGATGCGTTCATGGCCGTGGGCCCGCTGGACAGCAAGATCACCACTGACGCCCTCACTGCTACCGCGCGCGCCAGAGGCGAACCAAAATTTCTGCCGATCGATGTATCGGAAGCGATCGCCCTCAAACACCCGCTTTATGAATCCGAGGAAATTCCGGGCAGCATCTTCAATGCAAAACCAGCGTGGCCGGATGACAAGATCGATACGATCAGCGTCAACCATTTGATCGTCGCGCGAAAGGCTTTGTCTGAAACGACGGTCGCTACGTTGGCCCGGCAACTATTTTCCATTCGTCAGGCATTGGCAAAACAGGTGCCCGGTGCCGCCCACATCAAGAAGCCGGACACCGATAAAGATGCCGAGTTGCCGGTCCATCGCGGCGCGGCGGCCTATATCGACGGCAATGAACGGACGTTCCTCGAGAAATACAGCGATTACTTCTGGTTCGCGATCCTGGTTCTCTCGGGGCTCGGTTCGGCCGGCGCCTGGTTCCGCCACTTTTGGAAGCGCGACGAAAGGGAGCTCAACACATCGCATCGGGACAGGATCTTGGACCTGATTTCGCGGGCGCGCGTCGCGGAAACTCCGGAACAATTGTTGGCGCTGGAAGACGAGGTGGACGCCATACTCCGTGAAACGCTCGATGCCTATGATGACGGCGCGATCGAAGAGGAAGACCTCTCCGCCTCTAGCCTCGTGCTCGAGCAGTTCCATCATGCCGTTGCCGACAGACGTTTGGCTATGAATGGCACACCGGAACTGGCCCGCGTGCGCGCGCGATAG
- a CDS encoding amidohydrolase family protein: MSDVIDRPLLEQETPAKSRLRIIDCDIHPSLHSRADLNAFLPKRWQEHLKTYGDHLRTPYIGTTPYPRSSPLIARRDAWPPTGGPPGSDLAFMRKQHLDPLDVEFGILQVLDLFIFSQQNLDFGAAIQRAINDWQLAFWSDRDPRLKASILAGQDDTEAAIAEIDRCAKIGRYVQINVSPRANEPLGRHRYWPIYARAQELGLPLGIHVGGYGGHAPTGGGWPSYYAEEHQSNAHSVAATLTSLVIEGVLERFPRLKIVFIEGGFGWISSTMWRMDQHFERFRSEVPHLKRRPSEYVKEHFWFTTQPIDEPDEAKHLRSLIEWVGVDRLLFSSDYPHWDFDDPRFAFKTPLSETERAKIFSSNARALYKL; encoded by the coding sequence ATGAGTGACGTCATCGACCGCCCGCTGCTCGAACAGGAAACGCCAGCAAAAAGCCGCTTGCGCATCATCGACTGCGATATTCATCCGAGCCTGCATTCGCGCGCCGACCTCAATGCATTTTTGCCGAAACGCTGGCAGGAGCATTTGAAGACCTACGGCGATCATTTGCGCACGCCCTATATCGGCACCACGCCCTATCCGCGGTCCTCGCCTTTGATCGCGCGCCGCGATGCCTGGCCGCCGACCGGCGGCCCGCCTGGCTCCGATCTGGCCTTCATGCGGAAGCAGCACCTCGATCCGCTCGACGTCGAGTTCGGCATCCTGCAGGTGCTCGATCTCTTCATCTTCTCGCAGCAAAATCTCGATTTCGGCGCCGCGATCCAGCGCGCCATCAATGACTGGCAGCTCGCCTTCTGGTCCGACCGCGACCCGCGGCTGAAGGCCTCGATCCTGGCGGGGCAGGACGACACGGAAGCCGCGATCGCCGAGATCGATCGCTGCGCCAAGATCGGCCGCTACGTCCAGATCAATGTTTCGCCGCGCGCCAACGAGCCGCTCGGCCGGCATCGCTATTGGCCGATCTACGCCCGCGCCCAGGAGCTTGGCCTGCCGCTCGGCATTCATGTCGGCGGTTATGGCGGCCACGCGCCGACCGGCGGCGGCTGGCCGTCTTATTATGCCGAGGAGCACCAATCCAACGCGCATTCGGTGGCGGCGACGCTGACGAGCCTGGTGATCGAAGGCGTGCTCGAGCGCTTCCCGCGGCTGAAGATCGTATTCATCGAAGGCGGGTTCGGCTGGATCTCATCCACGATGTGGCGGATGGACCAGCATTTTGAGCGTTTCCGCAGCGAGGTCCCGCATCTCAAGCGGCGTCCGTCGGAATATGTGAAAGAGCATTTCTGGTTCACGACGCAGCCGATCGACGAGCCCGACGAAGCAAAACACCTGCGGTCCCTGATCGAATGGGTCGGCGTCGACCGCCTGCTGTTCTCGTCGGATTATCCGCATTGGGACTTTGACGATCCGCGCTTTGCCTTCAAGACGCCGCTAAGCGAAACCGAGCGGGCAAAAATCTTCAGCAGCAACGCCCGCGCGCTCTACAAGCTCTGA
- a CDS encoding LLM class flavin-dependent oxidoreductase: protein MQFGIFDQNDRGPYELGEQYENRLKLIEFYDAAGFRTYHMSEHHSTPLSLTPSPSVFLAAVAQRTRHLRLGPLVYVLPAHHPLRLAEEICMLDHLSGGRLEVGIGRGASAHELQYFGIDPDSAPAMYVEAYNVIKQALTGSEVNFRGKFYNFADVPIEIKPAQLPHPPFWYAVPVPEGAAWPAQNNINVVCGGPVAKVREITDRYRAEWAVAGNSPDELPLLGINRFVIAADTDREAMELGRRAWPLFYANFMKLWKKHGTQPRYARIPEDFDSVVKNGGALAGSPGTIREQVSVMASEAGVNYFIAQFSFGDLSQQEVLHSAGIFARELLPSSRERVARAV, encoded by the coding sequence ATGCAGTTCGGCATTTTCGATCAAAACGACCGCGGGCCCTATGAGCTCGGCGAGCAATACGAAAACCGCCTGAAACTGATCGAGTTCTACGATGCCGCGGGCTTTCGCACCTATCACATGAGCGAGCACCATTCGACGCCGCTCAGCCTCACGCCGTCACCGAGTGTGTTCCTTGCGGCGGTCGCGCAGCGCACCAGACATCTCCGCCTCGGCCCGCTGGTATATGTCTTACCGGCCCATCACCCGCTGCGGCTCGCGGAAGAAATCTGCATGCTCGACCATTTGAGTGGTGGCCGGCTCGAGGTGGGCATCGGCCGCGGCGCATCGGCGCATGAACTGCAATATTTCGGCATCGATCCGGATTCTGCGCCGGCGATGTATGTCGAGGCCTACAACGTCATCAAGCAGGCGCTGACCGGGAGCGAGGTCAACTTCAGGGGCAAATTCTACAATTTTGCAGACGTGCCGATCGAAATAAAGCCTGCGCAGCTGCCGCATCCGCCATTCTGGTATGCGGTTCCGGTCCCTGAGGGCGCCGCGTGGCCGGCGCAAAACAACATCAATGTCGTTTGCGGCGGGCCGGTCGCAAAAGTGCGCGAGATCACCGATCGCTATCGCGCCGAATGGGCGGTGGCGGGGAATTCGCCTGACGAACTTCCGTTATTGGGTATCAACCGTTTTGTCATTGCGGCCGATACCGATCGCGAGGCGATGGAACTCGGACGCCGCGCCTGGCCTCTATTTTATGCGAATTTCATGAAGCTCTGGAAAAAGCACGGTACCCAGCCGCGCTATGCGCGGATCCCGGAAGATTTCGACAGTGTGGTCAAGAACGGCGGCGCGCTCGCGGGCTCGCCCGGCACGATCCGCGAGCAGGTGAGCGTGATGGCGAGCGAGGCCGGCGTGAACTATTTCATCGCGCAGTTTTCCTTCGGCGACCTGTCGCAGCAGGAGGTGCTGCATTCCGCAGGCATCTTCGCCCGCGAACTGCTTCCCTCGTCTCGGGAGCGTGTTGCCCGCGCCGTGTGA
- a CDS encoding Rieske (2Fe-2S) protein has product MARHIVARTTEIPPGGNKVVDIDGRDIVVFHVNGEFFALLNRCPHEGAPLDKAACVARLTSPEPGVYQRSRVGELLRCAWHGWEFDMRTGQSWFDPNKVRIRTYPVVIEDGETLAKGPYVAETFPVHVEDSYVIVEINN; this is encoded by the coding sequence ATGGCCCGTCACATCGTCGCCCGCACCACGGAGATTCCGCCCGGCGGCAACAAGGTGGTCGACATCGACGGCCGCGACATCGTCGTGTTCCATGTCAATGGCGAGTTCTTCGCGCTGCTCAACCGTTGCCCGCATGAAGGCGCGCCGCTCGACAAGGCCGCCTGCGTGGCGCGGCTGACCTCGCCGGAGCCCGGTGTCTATCAGCGCTCGCGGGTCGGCGAGCTCCTGCGTTGCGCCTGGCACGGCTGGGAATTCGACATGCGCACCGGTCAATCCTGGTTCGATCCGAACAAGGTCAGGATTCGCACCTATCCGGTCGTGATCGAGGACGGCGAGACGCTGGCCAAGGGGCCTTATGTGGCCGAGACGTTTCCGGTGCATGTCGAGGACAGCTACGTCATTGTCGAGATCAACAATTAA
- a CDS encoding amidohydrolase family protein: MAATRIDCDIHPAVGGTRTTLLPYLNDHWKEQVVSRAIDGLDLTSYPPNMPLSGRADWRPTNGGKPGSDFEMVQRGAFDQLGSSHAICNVLYGAQAVFDPYMASAFCKAINDWIAAEWLSRDSRLRASIVVPMQAPDLAIEEIERRAGDNRFVSVLVLAQGETLLGRRHYWPVYQAAEKHKLPIAIHAGSQYRGAPSSIGWPSYRYEYYLAEAQAFQAQVLSLIYEGVFVKFPALKVVLMESGVSWLPAFMWRANKTWRGVRVEVPWIDREPASIMRDHIRLTTQPFDSPGDAKGVADIIDMIDCDKMFLFASDYPHWQFDGDDAIPPHLPKSIVSRMCEENPLETFPRLKLAA, encoded by the coding sequence ATGGCGGCCACGCGGATCGACTGCGATATTCATCCCGCCGTGGGCGGCACGCGCACCACGCTATTGCCCTATCTCAACGACCACTGGAAAGAGCAGGTGGTGAGCCGGGCGATCGACGGCCTCGACCTCACGAGCTATCCACCGAATATGCCGCTGTCCGGACGGGCCGACTGGCGGCCGACCAACGGCGGCAAACCCGGCAGCGATTTTGAAATGGTGCAGCGCGGCGCGTTCGATCAGCTCGGTTCGAGCCACGCGATCTGCAACGTGCTTTACGGCGCGCAGGCCGTGTTCGATCCTTATATGGCTTCGGCCTTCTGCAAGGCGATCAACGACTGGATCGCGGCCGAATGGCTTTCGCGGGATTCGCGCCTGCGCGCCTCGATCGTGGTGCCGATGCAGGCGCCTGATCTCGCCATTGAAGAAATCGAACGCCGCGCCGGCGATAACAGGTTCGTTTCCGTTCTGGTGCTGGCGCAGGGCGAGACCCTGTTGGGGCGGCGGCATTATTGGCCGGTCTATCAAGCCGCCGAAAAGCACAAGCTGCCGATCGCGATCCACGCCGGCAGCCAGTATCGCGGCGCGCCAAGCTCGATCGGCTGGCCGTCCTATCGCTACGAATATTATCTCGCCGAGGCGCAGGCGTTCCAGGCCCAGGTGCTGAGCCTCATCTATGAAGGCGTATTCGTAAAGTTCCCCGCCCTCAAAGTGGTGCTGATGGAATCCGGCGTCAGCTGGCTGCCGGCCTTCATGTGGCGCGCCAACAAGACCTGGCGCGGGGTGCGGGTCGAGGTGCCCTGGATTGATCGCGAGCCGGCCTCGATCATGCGCGACCACATCCGCCTGACCACGCAGCCGTTCGACAGTCCGGGCGATGCCAAGGGCGTTGCCGATATCATCGACATGATCGACTGCGACAAGATGTTCCTGTTCGCGTCCGATTATCCGCATTGGCAGTTCGACGGCGACGACGCGATCCCCCCGCATCTGCCGAAAAGCATCGTCTCGCGCATGTGTGAAGAGAACCCGCTCGAAACCTTTCCGCGGCTGAAGCTTGCCGCTTGA